From one Lotus japonicus ecotype B-129 chromosome 3, LjGifu_v1.2 genomic stretch:
- the LOC130749239 gene encoding zinc transporter 1, with product MNFQASSFTTLKLFCFLSILFSTLASGDEITCETVGATQSNNNSEAFHYKIGSIASVLVAGALGVILPLLGNKIPPLNPKNDIFFMVKAFAAGVILATGFIHILPDAFESLTSPCLKDNPWGKFPFAGFVAMLSSIGTLMVDSFATGYYQRQHFNLSKPVPADEELGDKHAGHMHVHTHATHGHAHGSTNPSGDAVTSELIRQRIISRVLELGIVVHSVIIGVSLGTAQSIDTIKPLLVALSFHQFFEGMGLGGCISQAKFESRATAIMATFFSLTTPIGIAIGMGVSSVYKENSPTALIVEGVFNSSSAGILIYMALVDLLAADFMNPKLQNNLKLHVGANISLLLGAASMSVLAKWA from the exons ATGAACTTTCAAGCTTCTTCTTTCACTACCTTAAAGCTGTTCTGTTTTCTTTCTATACTCTTCTCAACTCTGGCCTCAGGTGATGAAATTACATGTGAAACAGTAGGAGCCACACAGAGTAATAATAACAGTGAAGCTTTCCATTACAAAATTGGGTCAATTGCTTCTGTGCTAGTTGCTGGTGCTCTTGGTGTGATTCTCCCATTGTTGGGAAACAAAATCCCACCTCTGAATCCCAAAAATGACATCTTTTTCATGGTGAAAGCGTTTGCAGCAGGGGTGATTTTAGCAACTGGGTTCATCCACATACTACCAGATGCATTTGAAAGCTTGACATCACCATGCCTTAAGGACAATCCATGGGGGAAGTTTCCTTTCGCTGGTTTTGTTGCCATGTTATCCTCTATTGGAACCTTGATGGTGGATTCTTTTGCAACTGGGTATTACCAAAGGCAACATTTTAATCTTTCAAAGCCAGTTCCTGCAGATGAAGAATTGGGAGATAAACATGCTGGTCACATGCATGTTCATACACATGCCACACATGGTCATGCTCATGGATCCACTAACCCTTCTGGGGATGCTGTAACATCTGAATTAATTCGGCAACGCATCATATCTCGA GTGCTTGAGCTAGGAATAGTGGTCCATTCAGTGATTATTGGCGTATCTTTGGGTACTGCACAAAGCATTGATACCATAAAGCCTCTTCTAGTGGCCTTGTCTTTCCATCAATTTTTTGAGGGGATGGGACTTGGAGGCTGCATATCTCAG GCAAAGTTCGAATCAAGGGCTACTGCAATTATGGCAACTTTTTTCTCCTTAACAACACCAATTGGTATAGCAATTGGAATGGGAGTTTCAAGTGTGTACAAAGAGAATAGCCCAACTGCTTTAATTGTTGAAGGGGTTTTCAACTCTTCTTCAGCTGGAATTTTGATTTACATGGCATTAGTGGACCTTCTAGCAGCAGATTTTATGAATCCCAAGTTGCAGAACAATTTGAAGCTTCATGTAGGAGCAAATATCTCTCTTCTTCTAGGTGCAGCTTCTATGTCTGTATTGGCCAAATGGGCCTAA